One window of the Dreissena polymorpha isolate Duluth1 chromosome 5, UMN_Dpol_1.0, whole genome shotgun sequence genome contains the following:
- the LOC127831852 gene encoding uncharacterized protein LOC127831852 — protein sequence MSTTTTTPVLALLFLAGLVASQPGNGAGNRGGLGRRPGVPMPGGLRPSNVNDATIQSAANTAVQRLGSEYSLIRVNSASTQVVAGTLYHLELAVSKTTSSQTGVKNFTCNVKVVEQPVDVLH from the exons ATGTCAACGACAACAACCACACCAGTGCTTGCCTTGTTGTTCCTGGCTGGGTTGGTTGCCTCACAGCCCGGGAATGGAGCAGGAAATCGTGGAGGTTTAGGAAGGCGACCCGGGGTTCCAATGCCCGGTGGACTGAGGCCATCAAATGTCAATGACGCCACAATTCAGAGTGCGGCTAACACCGCTGTACAGAGGCTTGGCTCGGAGTATTCACTGATTCGTGTAAACAGTGCGTCAACTCAG GTCGTTGCAGGCACTTTGTATCATTTGGAGCTTGCAGTGTCAAAAACCACTTCATCACAAACA GGTGTAAAAAATTTCACGTGCAATGTGAAAGTCGTTGAACAACCAGTGGATGTCCTACATTGA